The following are from one region of the Candidatus Acidulodesulfobacterium ferriphilum genome:
- a CDS encoding NADH-quinone oxidoreductase subunit C gives MSLKEMDVLFALSVIKESMPKLVSSIETSNGDMHIFTGKENIIDFAKFLKDDSRLQFDMLSDLFAVDYPKKPERIEVIYNFYSTKNNFRIFVKSRSKINEPDYPSLTPLYNSANWFEREVYDMFGLKFKGHPDLKRILNPDDWEGHPLLKDYPLRQRPPVETINFDTPGYVEMDEITQKP, from the coding sequence ATGAGCCTTAAAGAGATGGATGTCTTATTTGCACTTAGCGTCATAAAGGAATCTATGCCAAAATTAGTTTCTTCGATCGAAACTTCTAATGGCGATATGCATATATTCACGGGCAAAGAAAATATTATAGATTTTGCAAAATTCTTAAAAGACGACTCCAGGCTGCAATTCGATATGTTATCCGACTTGTTTGCCGTTGATTATCCAAAGAAGCCCGAAAGAATAGAAGTAATTTATAATTTTTATTCTACAAAAAATAATTTCAGAATATTTGTAAAGAGCAGAAGCAAAATAAACGAGCCTGATTACCCCAGTTTAACGCCGCTTTACAATTCGGCAAATTGGTTTGAAAGGGAAGTTTACGATATGTTTGGTTTAAAATTCAAGGGGCATCCCGATTTGAAAAGAATATTGAATCCCGATGACTGGGAAGGGCATCCTCTTCTTAAAGATTACCCGTTAAGGCAAAGGCCGCCGGTCGAAACGATAAATTTTGATACCCCGGGATATGTCGAAATGGATGAAATAACCCAAAAACCATAA